The Acidobacteriota bacterium genomic sequence TTCAGTTCCAGCACGATCGTGCCGTGGCTCGTTTCGAGGGCTACCCTCGGGGACGTGTCCTGGCCGAGACTCGGAGCGGCCAGCAAGACGGTGGAAGCGGCGTAGATCAAGAAACGACTCCAGGGTCCGGTGAGTGAACTGTGCATCTGGTCGATCTCCAGAAATGAAACCGCCCCGGCCGGATGCCGAGGGCGCGAAGCGCGGGGAGCCTAGCAGCCCGCGCGGACCCATCGCTGGCGTCGTCCTGGCCGGCGGCGAAGGACGCCGGTTGGGGGGCACGAAGGCCGTCCTCCGTCTCCCCGGCTCGCAAGCCGGAGAGTCGGGGCCGACCCTGGTCGACTGGGCGGTCACCCGGCTTGCCGCCGTCGCCGCAGCCGAGGAGATCCTCGTAGCCGCCGGAAACAGCGGCACAGAAGTCGATCCGGTCGATCGCCGTGTCCCCGTCCTGCTGGCGGGAGACGGACCCGGTTCCGGGCCCGCAGCCGGCGTGCTCGGCGCCGCGCGGGCACGGCCCGGCCGGAACCTCCTTGTCCTCGCCTGCGACCTGCCGCTGGTCCCGATGGACTTGCTCACCGAGCTCGCCGCCTCGAATGCCGAACTCGCGGCAGCCGCGACGGACCCCGGAGACGCACGATCCATGAACCCGACCTGCGCCCTCTGGACGCCGAGGGCGCTCCAGGTACTGGCCACACGAGTCGAACGGGGCGATTACCGGCTCTACCCGGTCACCCGGTGCGCCGACCTCCAGGTCGAACCGGTCGACGCGGGCCGCTTCGGAGACCCCGGAAGCGTCCTGCTGAACGTGAACACGGCCGCCGACTGGGAACGGGCCCGCCGGCTGGTCGAGCGGTAGTCAGCCCGGCGAACTCTGCGCGCCGGCGACTGCCCGCCGTTCGCGGCACTCCTCGCAGGGACAGAGGCTCCGCAGGAAGTCGAAGCGATAGATGCCGGTCCAGTGCCCGTCGGACCAGGCGATGCTGAGCGCGTAGTTACCGACCTGGGAAACAGTCTGCGCCGTCACCGGCCGCGGCGGCGGCTGAAAGCGCAGCGGGCCGGCGTTGTGGCCCTGGCACATGGCGCAGGGGCAGTAGCCCCGCAGGACGTCGTACTCGTAGTCGCTCCGGTGGCCGTCCTGCCAGAGCACACGCAGCAGGCGCGCCTCGTGGTCCCGTCGGACTTCGGTGGGCCAGTTCGGCATGTCAATCGGGAGCCGTCCGGAAGGCCGGCGCACCGGCAAGCAGCGTCGGTGGATCCACGGTGCCCGGCGGTGTCCACGGTCCGCAGCGGACGAGCCGGGCCAGACCACGCAGGCTTCCCGCCGCGAAACCCTGGCTTCGTATCGTCGCCCGCGTGTACTCGCTGCAAGTAGGTTCGAAGCGGCAGTGGACGCCGGCGCGCTCGAGGAGCGGCGAGACGGTCGCCTGGTAGGCGGAGATGAGAACGCCGGCGGCTCGCACCGAGAGCTGGCGTTCCGGCGGTCGGGTCATGTCGAAGGCGGCGGTGCCAGCGAGCAGGATGCCGGCAGCCAGAAGCAACCGAAAGATCGCCGCTTTGCGGCGCGGTCTCCCAGCCGAGTTCAGAAGCGGTCGACCAGCGGTGTCAGCACCGGAATCTGGAGCCGCCCGCCGTTGACCCCGCGCACGATGCAGGCGATGCGCACCAGGACGAAGGCGACGAACAGCATGAAGATGAACGGCGCCAGGAAGCAGCCGATGCCGCCGGTCGCAAACAGGGCGATCTGGAGCACGACCCACAACATGAACTCCGCGCCCATCAGGACCAGACCGTGCTTGGCGTGCCAGCGGACCTCGTCGTCCCGTTCCTCGATGAGCAGCGGTACCAGGACCAGGACCCACAGGTAGGCAAGCACCACCATCAGATTCCGGTTCGACGAGGGGCCGTCCGAAGCGGGAGGCTCTGGCGGTGCGGGCGGGGGCGTTGCCGGTTCTGTCATGCCTCTACCTTCTCGAGGAGCGGGCCGTCCTCGGATGCGGCCGCTCGGCCTATTGTCAGTGTAGCGCGGTACAACTCCCGGTACCGCGCGACGATCCGGCCACGGTCGAAGCGGGAACGTGCCCACTCGCGGCCGTGCGCCGCGAAGGCCTGCCGCCGCGATGGATCGCTCAGAAGGGCCACGCAGCTCGCCGCCAGCGCCTCCACGTCGCCGACGGGGCAGAGCAATCCGTTGCGGTTCTCGCTGACCACTTCCGGAACGCCCCCGGTGCGGGTCGCCACCACCGGGACGCCGAGAGCCAGGGCCTCGAGCGACGCCAGGCCGAAGCTCTCACTCTCCGAAGCCGAAAGGAACAGGTCGCCCTGCTCCAGGATCGGTTCCACATGGGCCTGGTTGCCGAGGAAGGTCACGTGGTCCGCGATCCCCAGTTCGAGGCACTGGCGCTCGGCGGCGGCCCGCTCCGGACCATCACCCACCATGCAGAGCTGCGCCGGCATCTCCCGCCGCACGAGCGCGAACGCCGCGATGACGTCCTTCGCGCGCTTGACCGGACGGAAGTTCGAAACGTGGACGATTCTCCCCGGCGCGCCGGCGTCCGGCGCCGGCCCGTCTCGGCGGCCTCCGGCGGCCGGCGGCACGAAGTTGGGAATCACGTCGACCGCTTCGTCAAGAGAGAAACGCTCCGTCGCCTCGCGCGCCAGGGCCTCGGACGGCGCCGTGACGCGATCGCTGCTCCGCAGCGCCCAGCCGACGACGTCCGCGTAGCTGGGCCGCGCGCCCACGAGGGTCACGTCCGTGCCGTGGACCGTGGTGACGATCGGGCACGGCGGTTGATCGCCCCCGCCTTCCGCGAGCAGCCGTCTGGCCAGCAGCGCGGCCACGGCGTGCGGCGCGGCGTAGTGGGCGTGCAGGACGTCGAGACGAGCGGCCGCGGCGACCTGGGCCAGGCGGTTGGCAAGGGCCAGCGTCTGCAGCGGCCGATCGAACAGGCCGTACTCCTGGATCTCGGATCCGTCGACGCGGTGGAAGTGAACGCCAGGCCGTTCGCTCAGCCGCGGGGGTCTGTCCGAACTGACGACATGGACGATGTCGCCGCCCTCGGCCAGCGCGAGAGCCAGCTCCGAGGCAACGACGCCGGAGCCTCCGAAGCTCGGTAAGCAGCAGATTCCTACTCGCATCGGATCCTCTTCTACGCGCGCGGAGGAAAACCGGTTTCGTTCTTGGCCGCTGTTTCGTCGGCGGCCCGGCGAGCGCGGGCCAGCGACAGGGGTTGCAGGTGGCGCGGATCCCTGTCGATCGACCCGAGTTCCCGAACCAGCGCGCGGCCATACGACGCCAGACAGTGAAGGGACGTGAACTCCCGCTCCTGGAGCTTGCCGTTCGGCAGGCAGTGCGCACGCAGCCTCATGACCCGTCCGCGCAGCACCTCGTCACGGC encodes the following:
- a CDS encoding molybdenum cofactor guanylyltransferase, which codes for MKPPRPDAEGAKRGEPSSPRGPIAGVVLAGGEGRRLGGTKAVLRLPGSQAGESGPTLVDWAVTRLAAVAAAEEILVAAGNSGTEVDPVDRRVPVLLAGDGPGSGPAAGVLGAARARPGRNLLVLACDLPLVPMDLLTELAASNAELAAAATDPGDARSMNPTCALWTPRALQVLATRVERGDYRLYPVTRCADLQVEPVDAGRFGDPGSVLLNVNTAADWERARRLVER
- a CDS encoding DUF971 domain-containing protein, which translates into the protein MPNWPTEVRRDHEARLLRVLWQDGHRSDYEYDVLRGYCPCAMCQGHNAGPLRFQPPPRPVTAQTVSQVGNYALSIAWSDGHWTGIYRFDFLRSLCPCEECRERRAVAGAQSSPG
- the yidD gene encoding membrane protein insertion efficiency factor YidD, with protein sequence MLLAAGILLAGTAAFDMTRPPERQLSVRAAGVLISAYQATVSPLLERAGVHCRFEPTCSEYTRATIRSQGFAAGSLRGLARLVRCGPWTPPGTVDPPTLLAGAPAFRTAPD
- the bshA gene encoding N-acetyl-alpha-D-glucosaminyl L-malate synthase BshA, which produces MRVGICCLPSFGGSGVVASELALALAEGGDIVHVVSSDRPPRLSERPGVHFHRVDGSEIQEYGLFDRPLQTLALANRLAQVAAAARLDVLHAHYAAPHAVAALLARRLLAEGGGDQPPCPIVTTVHGTDVTLVGARPSYADVVGWALRSSDRVTAPSEALAREATERFSLDEAVDVIPNFVPPAAGGRRDGPAPDAGAPGRIVHVSNFRPVKRAKDVIAAFALVRREMPAQLCMVGDGPERAAAERQCLELGIADHVTFLGNQAHVEPILEQGDLFLSASESESFGLASLEALALGVPVVATRTGGVPEVVSENRNGLLCPVGDVEALAASCVALLSDPSRRQAFAAHGREWARSRFDRGRIVARYRELYRATLTIGRAAASEDGPLLEKVEA